A single region of the Ascaphus truei isolate aAscTru1 chromosome 6, aAscTru1.hap1, whole genome shotgun sequence genome encodes:
- the LOC142497441 gene encoding uncharacterized protein LOC142497441 translates to MFNTTENGEKEIKFKPCPKDIGSCSKLPLFRSNSHTVMSTSVQSLHDGMAMKLGNLQKSEVPEVPIIKVKEELEEVEYHQALPVSGRVLSCNLCFETFQYVSELMFHEQIHNATNHFECQLCGRQFQSTSNLKDHYNVHTGERPYSCDLCAKAFTQSSSLLTHKRTHTMEKPYKCEVCGRLFKDSSNFVKHRRLHGQAQELGKHAQVKSEILSEKPYGCTYCEKSFKRTSDLKDHERVHTGERPYRCRICQKCFTQSSVLTGHMRIHTGERPFHCDICGKTFNNSSNFKKHQRTHLVQDVLEKVSRDARFTQKKHPLRSKNGSGYSKGINAVLYNKGIGVNHNRAFPKMMHEEDCKLVLEKKNTQGNRDNVPNIDGVLPPCSGVTNIIKDKDKKNSDIRDKKTGTIVLFHDAVVMAAGCSDSKDGLNAEFEAKVCADKNKLENHTKPKLIRSLGHGYKSTSSCEDEGVNMDHNTKYESELGQRMVDGANAKHSLHSQITDSEDASGEIEPKGLLSGDSEVSDPDELAQCKMKNRQEGAIDAEICSGEDQAESENTLVERTMECWDPSTADSRVCDQEDPQFLEMETKPYICFVCSKRFKRATDLKEHLRVHTGERPFVCQVCGKGFTQSSALSSHQRIHTGEKPFQCDVCYKRFNNSSNFSKHKRVHTGERPHNCPLCGKSFQEKRRVKRHLKAVHHIQE, encoded by the coding sequence ATGTTCAACACCACGGAGAATGGAGAAAAGGAGATTAAGTTTAAGCCATGTCCTAAGGACATTGGAAGTTGCTCAAAGCTCCCACTTTTTAGGTCTAATAGTCACACAGTGATGAGCACTTCCGTCCAGTCTCTCCATGATGGAATGGCTATGAAGCTAGGAAACCTGCAGAAATCAGAGGTGCCAGAAGtcccaataataaaggtcaaagAGGAGCTGGAAGAAGTTGAATACCACCAGGCGTTGCCTGTGTCTGGAAGGGTGCTCAGCTGTAACCTCTGTTTTGAGACGTTTCAGTATGTCTCTGAGCTAATGTTCCACGAGCAAATCCATAACGCTACTAATCACTTTGAATGCCAACTCTGTGGCCGGCAATTTCAGAGCACCTCCAACTTGAAGGACCATTACAATGTTCACACAGGCGAACGTCCCTACAGCTGTGACTTATGTGCCAAAGCCTTTACTCAGTCTTCCTCTCTATTAACCCACAAGCGCACTCACACAATGGAGAAGCCCTACAAGTGTGAGGTGTGTGGGAGACTTTTCAAAGACTCCTCAAATTTTGTAAAGCATCGTCGTCTTCATGGCCAGGCACAGGAGCTGGGCAAGCATGCACAAGTAAAAAGCGAAATTCTGTCAGAAAAACCATATGGATGTACATATTGTGAAAAATCGTTTAAACGCACTTCAGATTTAAAAGACCATGAACGTGTCCACACTGGGGAGAGGCCATACCGCTGCAGGATATGTCAGAAGTGTTTCACTCAGTCTTCTGTGCTGACTGGGCACATGCGTATTCACACTGGGGAGAGGCCCTTTCACTGTGATATCTGTGGCAAGACCTTTAACAACTCTTCCAACTTCAAGAAGCACCAGCGTACCCACTTGGTGCAGGATGTGCTGGAAAAAGTCTCAAGAGATGCCAGGTTCACCCAAAAGAAGCATCCCCTACGGAGCAAGAATGGTTCTGGGTACTCAAAGGGTATCAATGCGGTCTTGTATAATAAAGGAATAGGAGTAAACCATAACAGGGCATTTCCAAAGATGATGCATGAAGAAGACTGCAAACTAGTGTTGGAGAAAAAAAATACTCAGGGAAACCGTGACAACGTCCCCAATATAGATGGGGTGCTACCTCCTTGTAGTGGAGTAACAAATATTATAAAggacaaagacaaaaaaaactCTGACATAAGAGACAAGAAAACTGGGACAATTGTCCTTTTTCATGATGCTGTGGTAATGGCAGCTGGGTGTTCTGACTCTAAAGATGGCCTAAATGCTGAATTTGAAGCCAAAGTTTGTGCAGACAAAAATAAATTAGAGAACCACACAAAACCAAAACTGATCAGGTCTCTTGGCCATGGATACAAAAGCACCAGTTCATGTGAGGATGAAGGTGTAAACATGGACCATAATACAAAATATGAAAGCGAATTAGGTCAGCGAATGGTTGACGGTGCTAATGCCAAACACTCACTCCATTCTCAGATTACAGATTCTGAAGATGCCAGCGGTGAAATAGAGCCCAAAGGCCTCCTTTCTGGAGACTCAGAAGTAAGTGATCCTGATGAATTGGCGCAATGCAAAATGAAGAATCGACAAGAAGGTGCAATTGATGCGGAAATCTGCAGCGGAGAAGACCAAGCCGAGTCCGAGAACACGTTGGTAGAAAGGACCATGGAATGTTGGGATCCAAGCACAGCTGACAGTAGAGTTTGTGACCAGGAAGACCCTCAGTTTCTTGAGATGGAGACTAAGCCCTATATATGTTTTGTGTGCTCAAAGCGATTCAAAAGGGCAACTGATCTAAAGGAGCACTTGCGTGTCCACACGGGTGAAAGACCCTTCGTCTGCCAGGTTTGTGGAAAGGGTTTTACACAGTCCTCTGCTCTTTCCAGTCACCAGCGTATCCATACCGGTGAGAAGCCCTTTCAATGCGATGTGTGCTACAAGAGATTTAACAACTCTTCCAACTTTTCTAAGCACAAGCGGGTACACACAGGAGAGCGCCCACATAACTGCCCTCTGTGTGGCAAGAGCTTTCAAGAGAAGCGTAGGGTGAAGCGGCACTTGAAAGCTGTTCACCATATCCAGGAGTGA